CCCTTTTAATTCAAAATTCAACATTCAAAATTCATAATTTTATAAAGTTTTCCTTAAGATTATCTAAACCCATACATTTTGTAAAGCGTTGTGGAATTAACTATATATTGTAAATTTTAGATTTTAAATTTTAAAATTGATAAAATTTTCCATTATTTAGTATACTTAAATATGCGGTTGATATAATTTTAAGAAGATGAAAAAATACCTTATGACACCAGGACCTACAACCATCCCAGAAGATGTCCTCTTGGAGATGGCAAAGCCTATTATCCATCACAGGACAGGAGAATATCAGGAGATTATAAAAAGGGTTTCTGAGGATTTAAAATACATCTTTCAAACCCAAAACCCTGTGCTTATGTTTGCCTCATCTGGAACAGGTGGGATGGAGGCATCTGTTTGCAACCTTTTGTCGCAATCTGATATTGCATTGGTAGTTGAGAGTGGAAAATTTGGGGAAAGATGGGGTGAGATTTGTAAGGCATATAAAATTCAAACCGAGATAATTAAGGTAGAGCCAGGGGATTCCGTTTCTCCTCTTGAAATAAAGGAGAGGCTTTCAAAAAAGAAATTCTCTGCTTTATTTACAACCCTTTGCGAGACATCAACCGGAGCCTTAACAGACATTGAGGCAATTGGAGAGATAACAAAGAAGCTTGATACACTTTTTGTGGTTGACGCAATCTCTGGGCTTTGTGCAGACGAATTCTTACAGGATAGCTGGAAGGTTGATGTTTGTGTATCTTCTTCTCAAAAGGGTCTTATGCTTCCACCCGGGCTTTCCTTTGTATCCTTAAGCAAAAAGGCACAAGAAAAAATAGAAAAGGGAGACCTTCCAAAGTATTACTTTTCTTTCAAAAAAGCCCTTAAGGCTTATGAGAACAATGATACGCCATTTACACCAGCGATTAGCCTGGTTAGGGGATTAGCAACAGCATTAAGTAAGATAAGAAAAGAGGGGATTGAAAATATAATAAAGAGGCATAAAAGATTAGCAGAGGCAACAAGAAATGCTGTTTCTGCCTTAGGCCTTACCCTATTTGCAAAAAATCCATCAAATGCAGTTACCTCTGTTTTGGCTCCCGATGGCATCCCGGCAAAAAATATAACCAGCAGGATAAAGAATACCTATGGTGTGAATATTGCAAAGGGTCAGGGTAAGCTAGAGGATGTAATATTTAGAATTGCCCATCTTGGCTATGTAGATAAATTTGATATTATAACCACGATTTCTGCTTTGGAAATGACCCTCTCTGACCTTGGTTTTCCTGTTAAGCTTGGCTTAGGTGTTGGTGAGATAGAAAAGGCTTTAAAAGAATAAGCTTGATGAAAAGGGATTATTATGAGGTCCTCGGCGTTTCAAGAAATGCATCATCTGATGAGATAAAATCTGCCTATAGAAGGCTTGCCAAAAAATACCATCCCGATGTAGCCGGAGGAAGCAAACAAGCAGAGGAGAAATTTAAGGAGCTTGCTGAGGCTTACGAGGTTCTCTCTTCTCCACAAAAGAGGTCGCAATATGACCAATTTGGACATGAAGGGCTAAAATCTACATTTGGCAGGGAGGGATTCACCTGGTCTGATTTTACCCATTTTGGCGATATTGAAGATATATTTGGCGATATATTTAGTGGAGGGATATTTGAAGGAATATTTGGAAGAAGGGGAAAGAGGGCTCAGAAGGGAGAGAATTTAAGGTATGATGTAGAAATTTCACTTGAGGATGCATATTTTGGAAAGGAGGAAAAAATATCCTTTGAAAAGAGGGAAGTTTGCTCATTCTGTGGAGGAGATGGAAGTGCAAAACAAGGAGGAAGAAGGGCTTGTCCAACCTGCAATGGAAGTGGAAGGATAGTCCAGCAAACCGGGTTTTTCTCAATTCAAAGAACCTGCACAAGGTGTGATGGAAGGGGTTCAATTATTACAACACCTTGCCCTGAGTGCAGAGGAAATGGTCAGGTCAAAAGAAAAAAAACAATAACCATTAAAATTCCACAAGGCATTGAATCGGGAACAAGCATAAGAATTCAGGGAGAGGGAGAGATGGGAATAGGTGGTGGTTCTCCCGGAGACCTCTATATTGTTGTTCATATCAAGGAAAATAAGGTATTTATCCGCGATGGTGATAACCTTATCATTGAAAAACCAATAGGTTTTATCAAAGCAACATTGGGTGGAGAGATA
The bacterium genome window above contains:
- a CDS encoding alanine--glyoxylate aminotransferase family protein, with protein sequence MKKYLMTPGPTTIPEDVLLEMAKPIIHHRTGEYQEIIKRVSEDLKYIFQTQNPVLMFASSGTGGMEASVCNLLSQSDIALVVESGKFGERWGEICKAYKIQTEIIKVEPGDSVSPLEIKERLSKKKFSALFTTLCETSTGALTDIEAIGEITKKLDTLFVVDAISGLCADEFLQDSWKVDVCVSSSQKGLMLPPGLSFVSLSKKAQEKIEKGDLPKYYFSFKKALKAYENNDTPFTPAISLVRGLATALSKIRKEGIENIIKRHKRLAEATRNAVSALGLTLFAKNPSNAVTSVLAPDGIPAKNITSRIKNTYGVNIAKGQGKLEDVIFRIAHLGYVDKFDIITTISALEMTLSDLGFPVKLGLGVGEIEKALKE
- the dnaJ gene encoding molecular chaperone DnaJ produces the protein MKRDYYEVLGVSRNASSDEIKSAYRRLAKKYHPDVAGGSKQAEEKFKELAEAYEVLSSPQKRSQYDQFGHEGLKSTFGREGFTWSDFTHFGDIEDIFGDIFSGGIFEGIFGRRGKRAQKGENLRYDVEISLEDAYFGKEEKISFEKREVCSFCGGDGSAKQGGRRACPTCNGSGRIVQQTGFFSIQRTCTRCDGRGSIITTPCPECRGNGQVKRKKTITIKIPQGIESGTSIRIQGEGEMGIGGGSPGDLYIVVHIKENKVFIRDGDNLIIEKPIGFIKATLGGEIEIPLIDGKKAKLKIGEGTQTHRVFRLQGKGMPRFKGYGYGDLFVRIIVCLPVKLSKEEKRLFLELSKIHGEDAKEEEKRAIERLKD